A single window of Pseudomonadota bacterium DNA harbors:
- a CDS encoding Fic family protein, whose amino-acid sequence MQSSITSARQFIELLKTCHAQIMGGRPEKEPGSFKQVANRAGSTLFVSPELVLGTLERGFEIQQSIASPFGRAIFIMFLISEVHPFLDGNGRTARIFMNMQLVAAHECRIVIPTAYRENYLSGLRAMSHNRLASTLVRVLDFAQRYTSLIQWHSLEDAKKILEETNAFLTSTEAEERGTLLRLPEGAREV is encoded by the coding sequence ATGCAATCCTCCATCACGAGCGCCAGACAATTTATAGAACTTCTAAAAACTTGCCACGCACAGATTATGGGGGGGAGACCCGAAAAAGAACCTGGATCCTTCAAGCAAGTGGCAAATCGCGCTGGGAGCACATTATTTGTTAGTCCGGAGCTTGTGCTGGGGACTTTGGAGCGCGGATTCGAAATTCAACAAAGCATCGCGAGCCCGTTCGGACGAGCGATCTTCATCATGTTTCTGATCTCCGAGGTTCATCCATTTCTGGATGGTAATGGTCGAACCGCTCGGATTTTTATGAATATGCAATTAGTGGCGGCGCATGAGTGTCGCATCGTTATTCCGACAGCGTATCGGGAAAACTACCTGAGCGGACTGCGTGCCATGAGTCATAATCGCCTTGCCAGTACGCTAGTGCGCGTCCTAGATTTTGCACAGCGGTATACGAGTCTCATTCAATGGCACAGTCTTGAGGATGCCAAAAAGATTCTTGAGGAAACAAATGCCTTCCTTACGAGCACCGAAGCTGAAGAGCGGGGGACGCTCTTGCGGTTACCTGAAGGAGCGCGAGAAGTTTAG
- a CDS encoding ATP-binding protein, with amino-acid sequence MVSSSRDSESKHVYLLHGFIGSGKTTFARILAKEVVAMRLSHDEYMMLLYGTNPPEDLFRVYYDRVTEMIWKITVDLIQLNIPVILDFGFWTKESRLKAIERVHQIGAEPHLYAMECNPATMKDRCLKRNQLEGDTLLIDEPAFDKFFKFYEPISEDEKPVFIKTD; translated from the coding sequence ATGGTTAGCTCAAGTCGAGACAGTGAAAGCAAGCATGTATATCTGTTACATGGGTTTATCGGATCCGGAAAAACAACTTTCGCAAGAATTTTAGCTAAAGAGGTAGTAGCTATGCGACTTTCGCATGACGAATATATGATGCTTTTATACGGTACAAATCCTCCCGAAGACCTCTTCCGGGTATACTATGATCGCGTTACAGAGATGATTTGGAAAATCACGGTAGATCTTATTCAGTTGAATATCCCAGTCATTCTCGACTTTGGATTTTGGACCAAGGAGTCTCGCCTAAAGGCAATCGAGCGGGTTCATCAGATAGGCGCCGAGCCTCATCTATATGCAATGGAATGTAATCCTGCCACCATGAAGGATCGCTGCCTGAAGCGCAACCAGTTAGAAGGGGATACTCTTTTGATTGACGAGCCGGCTTTTGACAAGTTCTTTAAGTTTTATGAGCCGATTTCAGAGGATGAAAAGCCAGTCTTTATTAAGACAGATTAA
- a CDS encoding helix-turn-helix domain-containing protein yields MGKISRKREIGAEVVAKVQSGRTAREVAEEYGLQVKTVYNWLASTARSTGVNVNEISRLKRENELLKSIIGKFVY; encoded by the coding sequence ATGGGTAAGATCAGTCGGAAACGGGAGATCGGAGCAGAGGTAGTTGCCAAGGTTCAGAGCGGACGAACCGCCCGCGAGGTGGCAGAAGAGTACGGATTACAGGTCAAGACGGTCTACAACTGGCTTGCGAGCACAGCGCGCAGTACTGGGGTCAACGTCAATGAGATCAGCCGCCTAAAGAGAGAGAACGAGCTTTTAAAATCCATCATAGGAAAGTTCGTATAC